The Nakamurella antarctica genomic interval TCGACCAGGCCGATCTCTGTTGCGTTGTATTGCGGAGCTGCCACTGCGGCCTTCACCGAGTTAGCCAGCAAATTGCCAAGGGCCGATTCTTTGGCAGAATCGCTCGTCCCGTTGCCTACATAACTGCTGTTGACGTAGCTACCGGCGGTAAAAGCCCTGGTGATATCGGCGGCAACGGACCCAACGGTCCCGTCGGCTGGCACTGATGGCGGCGCCGGGAGGACTGGGCCCACTGGCACATTAGGGGTGCCCGGACCAGCGGGAACAATCGGCCCAGCCGGGATTACGGGCACAGCCGGGATTACAGGACCGGCCGGGATCATCGGGGTATCTCGCTGCGGGCCTGGAAGACCCACCGTGGGAGTGGCCGATGCAAAATCGGCAGCGCTGACGCCGGTGCGGGTGTTGGCGGCGTCTCGACTTAAAGCCTCCGATGGCCCGGCGGCCTGGGCAGGCGCGAGGACGGAGCCAGCCAACGAGCCATAAAACATATCGTCAAGAACCCCCGTGCCAGCGGTGCACGCATCCCCGTCGCACGTCAGAAGGTCCGTCCCCGCGACAAGAGCCACCCCGCCAGCGTTACTTCCCAGCTCTAATTCCGGCGAAATCAGTTGCGACACCGTATCCAAGGATTGCCCGGATCGGCCCCGCTCGGGTCCGGTCACGACAAAATAGCCACCGGGAAGAAGGGCGCCTGCCAGTGGGACCTGAGTCCAGGTGCGTCCGTCATCGGAGAACTGGAGAGAGACGCCGCTGAGCTGAACTGTGGAGGAACCGTGGTTGTAGATCTCGACAAAATCACTCACAAATGCAGAAGCAGCTTCGTTGCTGCCAGCGTAAATTTCGGAGATGACGAGGTCTGGCAGCACGTCCGCAGTGGCGACACCGGGCGTTATCAGAAGAGGGCTCACCAAGGCCAGACCAGCGACCAACGTGGCGGCCACAGTTCTCTTGGGACGATTCAAGCCCATGACGTACCGCTCCTTCATAAAAAACCGTTGTGCGCCCACTCCATGACCGGCCGAGGGCAATCCTGACTATGAGTCACACCTTAGGCCATTTGGGGGATCCATGTCCAGCCTGCGAGCCTCGATTATTACTCAGGGTATCCAATTGAGCGAATGTGTCTCAAACATTCAAGCAATCACCCGTTGAGGTGACTCTGCGGGCGCCGGCGCCCCAGCTGATTTTTAGGGCAGTAGCAGCGAGTCCGGCATGGCAACCCTAATCACGGACGCCAGCTAATTCGGCCGCTGTCATCACCAGCGACCGCAACTCGTCATGCAACGCGGGTGCGGCAGCCAAGACACCGGTTGCAACCCCCGTTGGCGTGAAGGTAGTGACGGTGGCACCCGCTTCGGCGGCGATCAGTCCCCCAGCCGCGATATCCCAACGCTGCACGCCCTCTTCGAAGTAGGCGTTGGTGGCGCCAGCAGCGACGCCGCACAAATCGAGCGCGGCGCTACCGATCCGGCGGATATCTCGAACTAGCGGAAGCACCCGAGCGATCACAGCGCCTTGGGCGGCGCGGCGCGGCGCGCTGTACCCGAAACCTGTTGACACCAGCGCTAGCGCTGCGGGTACGGCTGGCGCGCAGTGAATCTGCAAGCCGTTTCGATAGGCACCGCCGCCGCGGCAGGCGGAGAACATGAGGTTGCGCACAGGGTCATAGACCACCCCCACTACAGCGCCCTGTGCATCCTCGGCCGCCACGCTCACGGAGAAGTTATCGAGCTGGTAGAGGTAATTGACGGTGCCATCCAGCGGGTCGAGAACCCAGGTGATTCCGGACAAGGAGAGGACCGCTGCGCCTTCCTCACCCACAAAGCCGTCTCTTGGACGCTCTCCGCTGATCATCGCGACCAACAAGTCCTCGGCCGCGCGATCAGCATCCGACACTGGGTCCGTAGCGGAGCTTTTCGCATCCAACCCGGAGACAGTTCCATAGCGGGAGAGTAATTCGGCCCCGGCGGCCCGAGCAGCTCTCATAGCCAGATCGAGGAGGGATTCAGACAGGGCAACGGGATCCGGGCTCATCGACTCATTGTTTCACGCCCGGAACCCGTCCTCCGGGAGGCTTCCGGGAGGCTTCCGCCCGAGACAAACACAGCCCGCTACGGCGCGACGGCTAGCGCTGGCACCGCCGCTAGTTCCAGCAAAACAGCCTGCCCGGCAAACAGTTCGGCCGTATTCACCGACGTCAACTGGGCGAAGACGAGAGTCTCGTCATGCAGCCTGACCTGGACACGTCCGTGCGCGCCAAGGAAGCTGGTCGTCACCACCCGCGCATTGGCTACGGCTGGATCAGCTGGCATGACACGGACAGCCTCGGGGCGCACCAGCACCACTGCCGCACCCGATGGCACAGAACCCGGCAGCAGCGGGACCTGCGAACCGAGAACCGTTGCCGCGCCGCCAGAAACGGTGCCCACAAGCCGGTTGGTGGAACCGATGAATTCGGCTACGAACGCTGAATTTGGGTTGTTGTAAATCACTTCGGGGGCGTCGATCTGCTCGATCTTCCCTGCCTTCATGACCCCCACCCGGTCGGCGATCGCGAGAGCTTCCTCCTGGTCGTGGGTCACAAAAAGCGTAGTAATGCCCACTTCGAGTTGAATACGCCGAATCTCGTCACGGAGCTGTACCCGCACCTTCGCATCCAAAGCTGAGAGCGGCTCGTCGAGCAGTAGCACCTGAGGCTGAATCGCCAAGGCCCGAGCTAGTGCCACCCGCTGCTGCTGGCCACCAGACATCTGATGCGCGTAGCGATCTCGCTGGACGCCGAGCCCGACCAGTTCCAGGTACTCATCTGCGGTTTTGTTCCTCTTTGCCGCATCCACTCCGCGAAGACGCAACCCAAAGGCCACGTTTTCCTGCGCCGTCATGTGCGGGAACAGCGAGTAGGCCTGAAAAACCATGCCCATATCGCGCTTGCTGGTCGGGACGCTGGAGATGTCCTTCCCATTCACTACGACGTGACCGGAGTCTGCATCCTCGAGTCCGGCAAGTACTCGCAGTGCAGTAGTTTTGCCGCAGCCGGACGGGCCAAGCAGAACGACCAATTCGCCGGGCGCCAGCGTCAGCGTCATCCCGCTGAGAGCCTGAAGTTCGCCGTAGCTGCGACGCAAGTCCTGTAGGGAGACCCCCACGCCTGTCGAGCTGCGTACATCCGTGGTCACGAAGTTTTCCCCTTACGGCGGGTGCGGCCCTTGCGGGACGCGGTTAGGAGCGAAAGGAACAGGAGGAGGAAGAGCGCAACGAGCAACGACACCAGCGAGAGTGCCATCGCAAGGCGCGGATTATCCTGCCCGATACCCACGATTGAGGTCGAGAAACTCTGCCGTGCAAGCCTTTCGGCAAACGTAAACTCTCCCAGAACCAAGGCGAGAGAGATGAAGCTGGCGCTCACGAGCGCTGTCCTGATGTTCGGGATCACCACCCGCCAGAGGACCCCCAGCCACGACGAACCCAGCGAGCGCGCGGCTTCGGACAGCGTCTTGATATCGATCGCGTCCAACCCTGCGTCGAGCGAACGGTACGCGAACGGGAGAACCAGGATTGCGTACGCGAAGCAGAGCCAGAGTGTGTCGGTAGAGAGCACATTTGACAGCGTGCGATAGATCGGCGCCAACCCCACCACCAAGACGATCGCTGGGATCGTCAACGCTAAAAGGCAGGTGAATTCCATGGTGCGCCTGAGCCATGGGAGGCGAAGGCGAATCCAGATCATTGCTGGGACGAGCAGGAACAGCATCAGTGCGATAGTGAGGACGACTAGAACTAGCGAGTTCGTGAGGCCGGTCCAGATTTGCGCACTTTGGATGCCAACCCGCCTACAGGCAGCGATTAAGGTTTGATTTCCCTCGGCGGAGCAGTCCTTACTTCCGGCGGTTGCCAAACCGCCAACAGCTTTCCAGGCAGTCCAGATCCACTTCCCACTCAAGGTGTGGCTGCTGGAATAGAACAACGAGTACATCGGAATCAGGAAGAAGAGACCGACGACGGACACTGTCGCCCAGCGGAAAACAGTTGTTTTACGTCTGCGCGAGGCACGAAGCTTACGCGAGCTGGGACCCAAGGTCGCTGGGGTAGTGGACGTCGCAGGAATGATCGAAACGGAATCCGTCGTCATCTGAGCCATCTTGTCGCCCGCCTTTGAAGTCGCGCGTTGGCGAACATGATGATCGTGACAACGACGATCATTCCCAGCGCCAAGACTTGCGGATAGTTACCCTGGTCGGTTTGCTCATTCGTCATCGCGTCGGCGATTGCCGTAGGTACCACGGTGCTCGAACGGGTCAAAGCTGCGATGGTTGCGTAGGCAGAAAAGGAATTCGCGAATAGCAGCAGAAATGATGAAATAAAGGCTGGGGCCAGGATCGGACCAGCCACACTTCGCCAATACATCCAGGTTGATCCCCCAGGGTCTCTGCCGCCTCACGCCACTGCGGTTTGATGCCGTCGAGCGCGGGGAGGAAAATGATCACCATCAGCGGGATCTGGAAGTAGGCGTACACCAACACGAAACCGTTGAACTGGTAGAGCCACCCCTGGGATAGCTCGATTCCGAAGGAGTCTCGCAGCAGCCCGGTAACAAATCCCTCGTTGCCGACCGAGGCGATGAATGCGAACGCCAGCATGACCCCGCCGAACTGGGCGAGGACTGAGCAAGCAGCGACCAGTACTTTACGAACCGAGGCCGTGGGCGCAGCTGTCGCTAGCGCGTAACAGAGAAGACCGCCGACCACCACACCGAGGAAGGCGCTGGCAAGGGAAAGCAGCATCGATTCCTTGAACACGGTGAGAGCCGATGAGCTAAACAGCCGCTTCAGGTTCTCGGTGGTAAATGCACCTTTTTGGTCCTGGAAGGACTGCACGATCACCAGGATCGTGGGGAGGATGAGAAAGATAGCGACGTAGATGAAAAAAGGCGCCGTCGGCAGAGCGCTTTTCAGATTGCGTGTCCAGCTGCGCCCCCTGGCCTGAACGGCCGGGGGCGCAGCGGATACCGTGCTGATCATCGAAATTCGTTTCCCGGTCTGGAAAATCAGCCCGTGATTTGCTTCCACTGTACGAGCAGATCTGCCTTCGACTTCTCGGTCTGAGCTGCGGTCTGGCTCACTGGCGGGGTGGCGCCACCAAGTGCGTCGAGACTGGCCTGATCGACCGTCTTGTCCTTGATCATCGTGTCAAGCAGGATCGGTCGTGCGCCACCGGCGAGCCACAGATTCTGGGCTTCGGGGGTGTAGAGGAACTCCTGCCACAACCGAGCGGCGGCCGGGTTGGGAGCGTCGAGGTTGATTGCCTGGTTGTAGTAGGAACCAATTGCGGCGCCTTCCGGGACAAAGGTCTTCCAGTCGGTGCCTTCAGCGCTCATACCTTGGGCGTATCCGGTCTGCAGGTAGCTCCAGTCGATGACGACGCCGACTTCGCCCTGGGTAACGACGGCAGAGGTGACATCTCCGAGAAACATGTTGCCGGCGTCGTTGAGCTTCTTGAAATAGTTTACACCGGGAGTGATGTCGTCCAACGAACCGCCGTTAGCAAGCGAAGCCATCACGACGCCGTTATAGGCCGCGCCTGCTTCGTTCGGGTTACCGTTGACGGCGACGACGCCTTTAAACTTCGGATCAAACAGCTGGTCGAGGCTAGTGATTTCGCCGAACTTGGTGGAGTTGTAACCCACGGCCATGATGCCCGTGTAGTCACTGGTCCAGAGGCCGGTGGCTTCTTTGTTCAGCTCCGGAATCTTGTCCCACGCCGCGACCTTGTAAGGCGCGAATTTGTCGAGGCTACCCAAGGTGACGCTGGTGCCGAGGTCAAAAACATCGGGTGCCTTGTCGGTGCCCTTGTTAATCTCGGCTGCGGCGATCTCTTCTTTGGAGGATGAGTTGGGCGCCTGCTCTTCGACCTTGATGCCCGGGTACTTGGCCATGAAGGCGTCCAGAACCGCGCCATAGTTGGCCCAGTCACGTGGGAGGGCGATGACGTTGAGCTTGCCTTCTTTGTTAGCAGCTGCTTCCAATCCGGCCATGCCACCGAAGTCGGCCAGCGACGTTGCTTTCTTCGCATCTCCCATCGCCGCTGGTGCTGCAGAGCTGGAGGCATCCGAGGTGGGGGCAGCGGAGCTCGCCGCCTCAGAGCTGGAAGATGCCGGAGCTGCGGCCGAGGTGCTGCTGCTGGCGGCAGGTGCGGCAGCTGATGTGCTGCTGCTCATCGCACCCTTGTCGGAACTTCCACAAGCGGACGCGGCGAGGGCGAGGACTGCGAGTGAGGCGATGATGCCTACACGTTTTTGTGCGATGCGCACTTACTACCTCCTGAGGTGGGAACTGTCGATGATCGTGCAAGGACAACTCTGATGCAGCCAGATGAACACGCGGTGTCCTGCAGGCCGACTTGTAAGTAACGAGACCCAAAAGGTAACAACTTTGTAATGAGTTGCGGATCACGAAACGGCCTCAATTTTTGGCACGAATCTTCATCGCGTGGAACTCGTCGGCTCACTCGCCAGGCCGTCAATCACCTCGGCACCTGGCAATGCCGCGAGGGATGCGCCAGCGATAACGATCTTGGACTTGCGCAAACCACTTCCAATGACCACGAGGCCCGCCTCCACCACCGCGCGATCGATGTAGACAGACCAGGGCGCCGGCAACCCGATGGGAGTGATCCCGCCGTATTCCATCCCGGTGGCCGACACCGCTGCGTCCATGGGGGCAAAAGAAACCTTCCGCACGTCCAGCAGCCTTTTAATGGTTCCGTTCACATCCGCTCTCGTCGTCGCTAGCACCACCGCCGCAGCCCACTTCCACTGATCACCTCGTTTTCCCAGCAGCACCACGCAGTTGGCGCTGGAGGAGAGCCGCACGTCGTAGGCGGCGCAAAAGGCAGCTGTATCAGCAACTCCCGGGTCGATAGGGGCCACCGCGACGGCGAAGGTTGCAGAGGTTGCCAGCGCCTGCGACACCGAAGCGGCGAGTAACTCCGGCGCCTGCCTGGCGTCGACGGTGGCAAGATTTCCCAGTGTCAAAGCGGTCATGTTTTCACACCATAGTGCTGCGATCGCTGGCGATCAGGGACAATGGGCCAGTGAGTACCACCATTGAAACCCCGACCGCTGACGTCGCTGCCCACGGTCCGGCGAACCCCGCAATTGCCCCCCTGCAAATCGGGCAGTACAGCGTCTGGCCGCCGGTGGTGCTGGCGCCGATGGCAGGCATTACTAACGGTTCTTTCCGCAAACTGTGCCGCGAATTTGGCGCCGGCCTCTACGTCTGCGAAATGGTGACCACGCGGGCGCTGGTAGAGCGCGACCCCAAAACGATGGACATGGTGCGATTCGGCCCTGAGGAAAAGCCTCGCTCGCTGCAGCTGTATGGCGTAGATCCCGTAGTCGTCGGCCGGGCCGTGTCAATGGTGGTGGACGACAACCTGGCTGACCACATCGATCTCAATTTCGGGTGCCCGGTCCCCAAGGTGACACGACGCGGCGGCGGCTCAGCGCTGCCTTACAAGCGCAAGCTTTTCGAGTCGATCGTGAGCACCGCGGTTCGAATCGCTTCCACTGCAAACATTCCGGTGACGATCAAAATGCGCATCGGCATCGACCCCGAACACATCACCTACCTCAATGCGGGCCGGATCGCGGCAGATAGTGGGGTTGCTGCGGTCGCACTACACGGCCGCACCGCGATTCAGCACTATTCGGGAAGCGCTGATTGGTCAGCGATTTCACGGCTCAAGGAGGCGGTGACCACCGTCCCTGTCCTCGGTAACGGCGATATCTTTGCAGCCGGCGACGCGCTTGCGATGATGGAGCAAACCGGATGCGACGGGGTTGTTGTTGGCCGCGGCTGCCAAGGTAGGCCGTGGTTATTCGCCGAGCTTGCCGCCGCCTTCGATGGCCGAACCCTACCTACCCCACCAGACCTGCGGGCCGTCGCAGGCATCCTTCAGCGGCACGCCCAACTTCTCGGCGAAGAGATGGGGGCAGACCGCGGCATGCGCGATATGCGTAAGCACTTCGCCTGGTACCTCAAGGGTTTCGCTGTGGGTGGGGAGATCCGGGCCGCCCTCGGGACGGTGTCCTCGATGCCCGAGCTTCAAGATTTGCTGAGCCGAATGGACCTGGACCAGCCCTACCCACAGGCTGCCGAGGGCCCCCGGGGGCGTCAGGGAACGGCGCAGCGACGGGTACACCTGCCCGAAGGCTGGCTTGACGATCCGGAGGAGGACGTGGTGGTCGCCAAGGATGCCGAGTTGGACATCAGTGGCGGCTGACCGGCTCTGCGGCAGGGAAGAGACAACTCGTACTCTGACCCTGGCGCTGACGCTCCTGCTGGCTCTGACCCTCATCGGGTGCTCCGACAGTGAGAATTCTGCTCCAACAAGCTCCACCGCCACCGCCAGCGAAGTCGCGGTCACGTCTGCGCTAACGGCCGCCGCTTCCCCTGGTGCCGCTTCCCCCGCCGCCGATGTACCCGCCGCCGACCGCCGCGCAGTGGATGACGTGATCAGTCAGATCAACGCGACGTCCCGCGGAGATGTTGCCGCGCAGCGAGCACTCCTGGTGTCGCTGGCACACCCTGACTTTGCCGGCCAGCAGCGCGCCTGTGCTCCCTCAACCATCACTATCGGACTCGACCCTGCAAACGATCACCTGCTCGCGACTCCCGGCTGGCGACCACTTGGCGTCCAGGTGGACCCGTCGGGCATCCTTTATCGCGTTCCCGCGCTCATCACCGTCTACGTGGACGGTCGGCGGACCGGAACCGATATGACCATGTTGCGATTCGCTATTCTGGGCGGCGCTGCCAGGCTATTTCCCTTCTGCCTGAACTAAGACCCCCCTCCTTGTGCGGATCTTGCCGAGGTAGGGCTCACGATGTGTGCTTCCCGAGAACCCGGGAGAGTGATTGCGATGGCTTGAGCAACCCGCGCCGGGCGCCGAATATTGGCCTCGGTACTGGCTTGAACAGGCAAGACGGACAAGTGTGGGGTATCAAACATCCATATCCCGGCAAAACGGTTAATAATGAACGAGGGTTAGCAGGAACCGATGCCCTGCACAGCGCGTCTGAAACCTAGATTCGTAGCCACACCAGATTCTAGATTCCCGACCACAACAGCACGGCATCCGGAATACCGACCTGATGGCGAAGTAAAGGAGGTGGCGTGAGCGAGAGCCCACGCTCCGGCGGCGAAGGCCCCGGCCCAGCACTCACCGACGCGAACGTCGACGCTGGCGACACCGCCCCCCCGCAGCCCTGGGATCGTCCTCGAAGGTGGAACACGGAGAGGATGGACGCCACGCGCGTCGACGATCTCCTAGCAAGGCTTGGCCCGCCCGCTGCGGGCGACGCCCCTCGCCGCCGTCGACGATCTGACCGTGATTCAGACGCAGCAGCTTCCGCTCCGAGTAGCCCCAGCGCCGAACCGGCTCTGACCCCTCTTCCTGAATCGTCCACCTCCCCGTCAACCGCTCCGACTATCGCCGCCACACCGCAGCAGCAGGCCGTTTCTGTCGTTGTCCCTGCGTCGAACCCGGAAGAGGATCCCCCCTCGGCGCCGCAACCTGGACCGACCCTGAGTGCAACGCCGACGATAGCCGCGCCGCCGCAACAACCTCTTGGCCGCTCATTACCGCAGCCCCGCAACCACGAAGAATTTCGTCACCACCACCCTGTGACGCCCCCTAGCGATGATGCGAACTCTCGGACCGACGTCATGCCGCGAATGAGCGGCCTGCCTGTATCGGCCGAGGCCGCTGCCGTGCGGGAGTCTCTTCGCGCTTCGCTGGTCAGCGCCCAGGCGCTCGCATCCGTGCGGCCCGCAGATGTGGGCCACCCGGCAGCGTCTCGGGAGCGGGATGCCCCCGCTCCCCTTCCGGTTGGCGCACTAGCCGCAGTTCCTTGGGCGAAGGCAACTCCCCGGAAGCCGGCCACCACGTCACCTATCCGGCATCACTACGCCAAGCGCGGTGCCAGCGTCCTGCTGGCGTTGGTGTCAGCGCTGGTGCTGGTTGTCACCGGCATTTACTCAAACATCCTCGCCAATGGCGAATCCGGTCTTGCGGCCAATTCCGTCGATGCCGGCCTCAGTGATGCCCCACCACCGGCTGCTGTCCCCACCGGGGCTCTGCCCACCGACGCGGCTCCCGCAGCCGCAGCCGGCTTACCCATGTATCCGCCTGAGAACTTCCTTCTCGTGGGATCTGACTCGCGGACCGGCGAGAACATCGCGGGTGTTGGTGACAGCAGCCTTGACGGCGTGGTGAACACCGACACGATGATGGTGCTGCACATCAGTGGTGATCGGCAGCAGGTGTCGGTTGTTTCGCTCCCCCGCGACCTGTGGGCGGACAATGTCGTGTGCAACGACTACGACCGCTCCACCAATCAATATGGCGGCCCCTCTGACGCCAACAAGTACCCCCGCCAGCACCTCAATGCCTTTTACGGCGTTGGTGGCCCCAAGTGTTTGGTGAAAGCGGTGGAAAACCTCACCGGCATCGACATCACCCGCTACATCATGATCGACTTTGCCGGGTTCAAGTCCATGGTTGACAGCCTCGGCGGTATCACCGTCAACGCGTGTGGGCCTATCGATGACGCTGAACTGGGCCTTCTCGTGGCCCAAGGCGGCACCCAGGTAATTACCGGCACGCAGGCTCTCCACCTATCGCGGGCGCGGAACGTGACGACGGATGCTTCCTCGGATATTTCTCGCATCAAACGGCAGCAGCTGATCCTGAGTTCGATTTTGCGCCAGGTGAAGTCCAGTGACACGTTGCTCAACCCCGCCAAACTCAATGATTTCGTCACCGCATTCACCCAAGCGACACGTAACGACGGCCTTAAAATCAACGACCTGATGAACTTGGCGCAGTCGCTGGGCACTCTCGACCCATCGCGGGTCACTTTTTACACCTTGCCAACTGGGGAACCGGAAAATGACGGTCGCGGATCAATGGAGATCGATCGCGCGCGCTCCGATCCGCTTTTCTACGCTTTGATCAACGACCTCCCCGTGCCCGGAACCGAGCCTGCACCGGCCGCGGCTACGGCCACCCCTGGCGCGCCCAGTGCAGCGGAACCTTCCGCACCGGCTACCGCTGCGCAACCCCTCCTGATCAGCGTTGCACCAGCAGATGTCGACCTCACAATCGTCAATGCCGCAGGTCGCGACGGGCTTGCGGGCGAGGTGGCGGCGAAACTCACCACCTACGGCTACAGCCTTTCCGACAACAACTTGCAGCGTGTGGACGATGCCCCGCAGGCCAGAGTTACGGTCGAGTATTCGGCGGGCAACGAGGCCGCAGCCGCGACTGTTGCAGCGACGGTGACGGGCGCGAAGCTTGTCGTTAAGAGCGGTCTCGGAAAAAATGTCCGGCTGGTTCTGGGATCTTCCTACGATGGCCAGACCGTAGAGACTTCCGTCGGTGATTCGATACCTGCTGATGTTCTCGCCCAGATTCCAGCCAGCTCCGCAGTCGCCGCAACGACAGGCTCAGGTTCTCCCGCCGATACCAGTTCCGCGGGGAGCAGCCCCGAGCCTGCGACATCGCCGGAAGCAGCGACATCCGCCGTTGCCGACATTGCTCAGGTTCGGGCCGATACGTCGCAGTGTCTGTAAAGCCAGCGGCCGTTTAGCCGCGAGGGGTTCATCCAGCGTTCACGTGTTTTGGTCCCACTGCCTCACTCGTTAGCAATATCCTTGATTGATGCGCCACGCCTATCAAACCCGACTCCACGACCTCGGCGAACACGGTGCACGGATGTGCCACGTCGCCAGCGACGCGATGCGCGACGCCACGAAATCACTGCTGGACAGCGACCTTGCACTCGCCGAGCAAGTCATCGCTCGCGACATCCAGATCGACGAAATGCGCTCCAGCGCTGAGGATGTGGCACTGGAACTGCTAGCGTTGCAGGCGCCTGTGGCCTCTGACCTTCGCGTGGTGGTCTCCGCGTTGTGGATTGTCGCCGACCTGCAGCGAATGGGCGCGTTGGCCATTCACGTGGCGCAAGCAGCCCGACGTCGCCATCCCGCCGCAGTCATTCCCACCGATATCCGCCCTATTTTTGAGCGGATGGGGGCAGTGGCAATCCGGCTAGCTAGCCAGGCCGAGAAGGTACTACTTGAAAGGGATATCGACCTCGCTCGGAGCCTCGATATCGAGGACGACCTGATGGACGACCTACACCGCGAACTCTTTGCCGCACTGCAAAGCCCAGAGTGGTCACACGGAGCCGCACCAGCTGTAGACATCGCCCTACTTGGACGGTTCTACGAGCGTTTCGCCGACCACTCCGTTGCCATCGCCCACCGGGTTATTTTCCTCGTAACCGGCGAGAACGTCACGGGCACAGGCACTTCGGGGGCACACATATCAGATGCACCGGCGTCGATCACCGGTGAATCACCCGAGCGATCACGCTAGCTTCGCCCTGCCGTCGGATCTGCTCCAATATGCAGTGACGCCGCGGCGCAGATGCGCCCCCGCGCACCCGAGTTACTCACACCGACGGGCCCGCGCCCTATTCGCGCCGCCCTATTCGCGCCGCCCTATTCGCGTCGCCCTATTCGCGCCGCCCTATTCGCGCCGCCCTATTCGCGCCGCCCTATTCGCGTAGCCCTATTCGCGTAGCCCTATTCGCACGCGGGGGAAACAGAGGCGTCGGCCCCGCCGCCAGCGCCCTTGCTGAAGCTGCCCGCGAAAGATATCC includes:
- a CDS encoding ABC transporter permease; translated protein: MISTVSAAPPAVQARGRSWTRNLKSALPTAPFFIYVAIFLILPTILVIVQSFQDQKGAFTTENLKRLFSSSALTVFKESMLLSLASAFLGVVVGGLLCYALATAAPTASVRKVLVAACSVLAQFGGVMLAFAFIASVGNEGFVTGLLRDSFGIELSQGWLYQFNGFVLVYAYFQIPLMVIIFLPALDGIKPQWREAAETLGDQPGCIGEVWLVRSWPQPLFHHFCCYSRIPFLPTQPSQL
- a CDS encoding inositol monophosphatase family protein, coding for MSPDPVALSESLLDLAMRAARAAGAELLSRYGTVSGLDAKSSATDPVSDADRAAEDLLVAMISGERPRDGFVGEEGAAVLSLSGITWVLDPLDGTVNYLYQLDNFSVSVAAEDAQGAVVGVVYDPVRNLMFSACRGGGAYRNGLQIHCAPAVPAALALVSTGFGYSAPRRAAQGAVIARVLPLVRDIRRIGSAALDLCGVAAGATNAYFEEGVQRWDIAAGGLIAAEAGATVTTFTPTGVATGVLAAAPALHDELRSLVMTAAELAGVRD
- the dusB gene encoding tRNA dihydrouridine synthase DusB, which translates into the protein MSTTIETPTADVAAHGPANPAIAPLQIGQYSVWPPVVLAPMAGITNGSFRKLCREFGAGLYVCEMVTTRALVERDPKTMDMVRFGPEEKPRSLQLYGVDPVVVGRAVSMVVDDNLADHIDLNFGCPVPKVTRRGGGSALPYKRKLFESIVSTAVRIASTANIPVTIKMRIGIDPEHITYLNAGRIAADSGVAAVALHGRTAIQHYSGSADWSAISRLKEAVTTVPVLGNGDIFAAGDALAMMEQTGCDGVVVGRGCQGRPWLFAELAAAFDGRTLPTPPDLRAVAGILQRHAQLLGEEMGADRGMRDMRKHFAWYLKGFAVGGEIRAALGTVSSMPELQDLLSRMDLDQPYPQAAEGPRGRQGTAQRRVHLPEGWLDDPEEDVVVAKDAELDISGG
- a CDS encoding YbaK/EbsC family protein, with translation MTALTLGNLATVDARQAPELLAASVSQALATSATFAVAVAPIDPGVADTAAFCAAYDVRLSSSANCVVLLGKRGDQWKWAAAVVLATTRADVNGTIKRLLDVRKVSFAPMDAAVSATGMEYGGITPIGLPAPWSVYIDRAVVEAGLVVIGSGLRKSKIVIAGASLAALPGAEVIDGLASEPTSSTR
- a CDS encoding ABC transporter permease — its product is MTTDSVSIIPATSTTPATLGPSSRKLRASRRRKTTVFRWATVSVVGLFFLIPMYSLFYSSSHTLSGKWIWTAWKAVGGLATAGSKDCSAEGNQTLIAACRRVGIQSAQIWTGLTNSLVLVVLTIALMLFLLVPAMIWIRLRLPWLRRTMEFTCLLALTIPAIVLVVGLAPIYRTLSNVLSTDTLWLCFAYAILVLPFAYRSLDAGLDAIDIKTLSEAARSLGSSWLGVLWRVVIPNIRTALVSASFISLALVLGEFTFAERLARQSFSTSIVGIGQDNPRLAMALSLVSLLVALFLLLFLSLLTASRKGRTRRKGKTS
- a CDS encoding LCP family protein produces the protein MSESPRSGGEGPGPALTDANVDAGDTAPPQPWDRPRRWNTERMDATRVDDLLARLGPPAAGDAPRRRRRSDRDSDAAASAPSSPSAEPALTPLPESSTSPSTAPTIAATPQQQAVSVVVPASNPEEDPPSAPQPGPTLSATPTIAAPPQQPLGRSLPQPRNHEEFRHHHPVTPPSDDANSRTDVMPRMSGLPVSAEAAAVRESLRASLVSAQALASVRPADVGHPAASRERDAPAPLPVGALAAVPWAKATPRKPATTSPIRHHYAKRGASVLLALVSALVLVVTGIYSNILANGESGLAANSVDAGLSDAPPPAAVPTGALPTDAAPAAAAGLPMYPPENFLLVGSDSRTGENIAGVGDSSLDGVVNTDTMMVLHISGDRQQVSVVSLPRDLWADNVVCNDYDRSTNQYGGPSDANKYPRQHLNAFYGVGGPKCLVKAVENLTGIDITRYIMIDFAGFKSMVDSLGGITVNACGPIDDAELGLLVAQGGTQVITGTQALHLSRARNVTTDASSDISRIKRQQLILSSILRQVKSSDTLLNPAKLNDFVTAFTQATRNDGLKINDLMNLAQSLGTLDPSRVTFYTLPTGEPENDGRGSMEIDRARSDPLFYALINDLPVPGTEPAPAAATATPGAPSAAEPSAPATAAQPLLISVAPADVDLTIVNAAGRDGLAGEVAAKLTTYGYSLSDNNLQRVDDAPQARVTVEYSAGNEAAAATVAATVTGAKLVVKSGLGKNVRLVLGSSYDGQTVETSVGDSIPADVLAQIPASSAVAATTGSGSPADTSSAGSSPEPATSPEAATSAVADIAQVRADTSQCL
- a CDS encoding ABC transporter ATP-binding protein; amino-acid sequence: MTTDVRSSTGVGVSLQDLRRSYGELQALSGMTLTLAPGELVVLLGPSGCGKTTALRVLAGLEDADSGHVVVNGKDISSVPTSKRDMGMVFQAYSLFPHMTAQENVAFGLRLRGVDAAKRNKTADEYLELVGLGVQRDRYAHQMSGGQQQRVALARALAIQPQVLLLDEPLSALDAKVRVQLRDEIRRIQLEVGITTLFVTHDQEEALAIADRVGVMKAGKIEQIDAPEVIYNNPNSAFVAEFIGSTNRLVGTVSGGAATVLGSQVPLLPGSVPSGAAVVLVRPEAVRVMPADPAVANARVVTTSFLGAHGRVQVRLHDETLVFAQLTSVNTAELFAGQAVLLELAAVPALAVAP
- a CDS encoding ABC transporter substrate-binding protein gives rise to the protein MAGLEAAANKEGKLNVIALPRDWANYGAVLDAFMAKYPGIKVEEQAPNSSSKEEIAAAEINKGTDKAPDVFDLGTSVTLGSLDKFAPYKVAAWDKIPELNKEATGLWTSDYTGIMAVGYNSTKFGEITSLDQLFDPKFKGVVAVNGNPNEAGAAYNGVVMASLANGGSLDDITPGVNYFKKLNDAGNMFLGDVTSAVVTQGEVGVVIDWSYLQTGYAQGMSAEGTDWKTFVPEGAAIGSYYNQAINLDAPNPAAARLWQEFLYTPEAQNLWLAGGARPILLDTMIKDKTVDQASLDALGGATPPVSQTAAQTEKSKADLLVQWKQITG